A region from the Onychostoma macrolepis isolate SWU-2019 chromosome 18, ASM1243209v1, whole genome shotgun sequence genome encodes:
- the zwilch gene encoding protein zwilch homolog encodes MGSKIVSDANAFVKFLKLCQDENKENCTYMDDISVLLVEKEELLHNIIGGNQPIFVCEKAQPKCEPEDTETTADTSVVEETLFKVEQDLGPQPLSVMKARQLLSWYTMAQNPNMPQVEAPGTLHPLWVRCDKLDPCATAWLGVETVYSGSKTSGVKLYTVSCKGPTGDETSFTTLDELKQEHEKRHHASTVATKGYAQYNLFCSLKEESMMFESQSSVIASLTWNNVEKVLECPPLSSKASLNIKVAVGDIRSPLYQTYKEMEFLLALAEGLRTGETEWLEPMETQSAVDLTRALIEELENFGQGAPGHTAKASEKQKAKTDAIAAFSSMVIERGDLDFTEQLWEKMRKSVTSYQDITECMKIVVKAVKLGKIKPWIHKDSNSTLSKLILQSYQQQIDAMPLTGLTPANMLLELGLDKIRKDFINYLVGKELTTLNYLRYYLDTEEDLQEQVIRVRKLHHLLEILGTCSTFLSLPHDRLFLFTQSCLQYYKTSNYDEDHVFQLQIKPALISYFYEKEQPFSWATEVSSGQGSKEVKTALYLSDKPLVDHISFDLDVPLDESVNGESEKMSYYRTMVSCSLISFT; translated from the exons ATGGGATCAAAAATAGTTTCGGACGCCAACGCATTTGTTAAATTTCTGAA GTTGTGTCAAGATGAAAATAAAGAGAACTGCACGTATATG GATGATATTTCAGTACTACTGGTGGAGAAGGAAGAACTTTTGCACAACATAATCGGTGGAAATCAGCCTATCTTTGTCTGTGAGAAAGCA CAACCAAAGTGTGAACCAGAAGATACAGAAACTACAGCTGACACCAGTGTTGTTGAAGAAACTCTTTTTAAAGTGGAGCAAGATCTAGGGCCTCAGCCTCTCTCTGTCATGAAAGCAAG GCAGCTATTGTCTTGGTACACCATGGCTCAAAACCCCAACATGCCCCAGGTGGAAGCCCCAGGGACTCTGCACCCTCTATGGGTCCGTTGTGACAAATTGGACCCATGTGCCACTGCCTGGCTTGGCGTAGAAACTGTCTATAGTGGGAGCAAAACCAGTGGTGTCAAACTGTATACAGTCAGTTGCAAAG GTCCAACAGGAGATGAAACCTCTTTCACCACACTGGATGAGCTTAAACAAGAGCATGAGAAAAGACACCACGCTTctaca gtggcGACCAAAGGCTATGCCCAGTACAACCTGTTTTGCTCCTTAAAAGAGGAGAGCATGATGTTTGAGTCCCAGAGCAGTGTAATAGCGAGTCTCACATGGAACAATGTGGAGAAAGTATTGGAGTGTCCTCCGTTGTCTTCTAAAGCATCTCTG AATATCAAAGTTGCAGTTGGAGACATAAGGAGTCCATTGTATCAGACCTATAAAGAGATGGAGTTCCTTCTG GCTCTAGCAGAAGGTTTGAGAACAGGAGAAACTGAGTGGTTGGAACCAATGGAGACTCAGTCCGCAGTGGACCTGACCAGAGCACTCATTGAGG AGCTTGAGAATTTTGGACAAGGAGCACCAGGACACACTGCCAAAGCGTCTGAg AAACAAAAAGCTAAGACAGATGCTATAGCAGCCTTCAGCTCGATGGTGATTGAGAGAGGAGACCTGGACTTTACAGAACAACTGTGGGAGAAGATGAGGAAGA gCGTAACTTCATATCAAGACATAACAGAATGCATGAAAATTGTTGTCAAAGCAGTGAAACTTGGTAAAATCAAACCATGG ATCCACAAAGACAGCAATAGCACTCTCAGTAAGCTGATCCTGCAGTCGTACCAGCAGCAGATAGATGCCATGCCTCTCACTGGCCTCACACCCGCTAATATGCTGCTAGAGCTCGGCCTGGACAAGATCAGGAAAGACTTCATCAACTACCTTGTTG GAAAGGAACTTACAACTCTCAACTATTTG agATACTACTTGGACACAGAAGAGGACCTGCAGGAGCAAGTGATAAGAGTGAGGAAACTGCACCATCTACTGGAGATCCTGGGCACCTGTAGCACTTTCCTCAGTCTTCCTCATGATCGCCTCTTCCTTTTCACTCA GTCCTGTTTGCAATACTACAAAACATCCAACTATGATGAGGACCATGTCTTCCAGCTGCAAATTAAACCTGCGCTTATTAGCTATTTTTATGAGAA GGAGCAACCGTTCTCTTGGGCTACGGAGGTGTCCAGTGGACAGGGGTCAAAGGAAGTCAAGACAGCATTGTATCTCAGTGACAAGCCTCTAGTAGACCACATTAGTTTTGACTTAG ATGTACCCCTAGATGAGTCTGTGAATGGAGAAAGTGAGAAGATGTCTTACTACAGGACCATGGTGAGCTGTAGTCTCATCAGCTTCACTTAA